The Shewanella halotolerans region CTGGCCAATATCGTCAAGCATATCCCCCTGAGCCAGCTGACCCATCTGTTTGCCTCCCACCAAGATCCGGACATCATCTCCTCCCTCGGCCTGTGGGATCAAACCCTGCCCAAGGCCAAGCTCTACTCTCCCTGGCTATGGGAAGGGTTCATCCGCCATTTCGGCATGAATAACATCAGCTACGAGCCCATCGCCGACAATGGCGGCAGCGTGAGCCTGGATCAAGTTGAGCTGCAGTTTATTCCCGCTCACTACCTGCATGCCTCGGGTAACTTTCATGTGTATGACCCTGTGACTAAGGTCTTGATGAGCGGCGATATCGGTGCGGCGCTGGAAGATCCCCAGGCCGATATTTATGTGGATGATTTCGAGCAACACTGCGCCAAGATGGCCTATTTTCATCAGAGGTGGATGCCGTCAAATCGTGCCAAGAATGATTGGATAAAGCGGGTACGCAAGCTGGATATTCAATACCTCTGCCCTCAGCACGGCAGGATCTTCCGCGGTCCTCAGGTAAAGCAGTTCCTCGACTGGTTCGAGAACCTAAACGTGGGTGTGGGGGTATAAAAAAGAGTTTATGCTGGGGGCTAGCGTTAGCGTCTTAGCTCCCCTCTTCCGGCAGACAAAAAAATGCCCGCAGCAAGCGGGCAACACAATCACTTAGGGTGAAAACCTTCCATAGGTAATCTAGGGCCTGGTGACCTTTCAGGTTTACTTTTTGTTCAATTTAAACAGGTTTTGCTCAAGGCGCGAGCTGTGAA contains the following coding sequences:
- a CDS encoding MBL fold metallo-hydrolase, coding for MKSELIIETPTHKWLYFGRDPEKPDKIIDTNQYMVVSSHHALLMDPGGIELFAAMLANIVKHIPLSQLTHLFASHQDPDIISSLGLWDQTLPKAKLYSPWLWEGFIRHFGMNNISYEPIADNGGSVSLDQVELQFIPAHYLHASGNFHVYDPVTKVLMSGDIGAALEDPQADIYVDDFEQHCAKMAYFHQRWMPSNRAKNDWIKRVRKLDIQYLCPQHGRIFRGPQVKQFLDWFENLNVGVGV